The following proteins are encoded in a genomic region of Parus major isolate Abel chromosome 18, Parus_major1.1, whole genome shotgun sequence:
- the SLC16A6 gene encoding monocarboxylate transporter 7 isoform X2 produces the protein MTTGKADLTCSRIGVSPSFTCCYGNFWHLFTGLGYCLSFLPTVTILSQYFDKRRSLVTAVASTGECFAVFSFAPAITALKEQIGWRYSMLSVGVLQLGITACGSLLRPIVIREQEEVKAQPPEESTETKYMLENEQTCTSIESIDSGVDITTSPSNVPGKTKAEPKSEEPKQHGQNPVENNSTPPAPKTKLLDFSVMRDYSFICYAFFGLFATLGFFAPSLYIIPLSRSLGIGKDHSAYILSAMAIAEVFGRIFAGWVLNKKPIRKIYIELICVILLSVALVAFPFASGFWGLMICSVYFGFMLGTVAGTHIPLLAEDDVVGIEKMSSAAGVYVFIQSLAGLAGPPLAGVLVDTTKNYSSAFYSCAAGMVLGAVFLALVRPCKTGLCHQQQQQQQQVEESTAGPPPELPDDFIDMDIGKAENSGKGSDSVV, from the exons ATGACCACCGGGAAAGCCGACTTAACGTGTTCTCGCATCGGTGTTTCCCCCTCCTTTACTTGTTGTTATGGCAATTTTTGGCATTTATTCACAGGCCTGGGATactgcctctccttcctcccGACTGTCACCATTTTATCACAGTATTTTGACAAAAGGCGCTCGCTGGTCACAGCGGTGGCATCCACAGGGGAATGTTTCGCTGTCTTCTCCTTCGCACCAG CAATCACGGCCCTGAAGGAGCAGATTGGCTGGAGGTACAGCATGCTTTCTGTCGGGGTGCTGCAGCTCGGCATCACCGCCTGCGGATCGCTGCTGCGCCCCATCGTCATCAGAGAGCAGGAAGAAGTGAAAGCACAGCCTCCAGAGGAGTCCACGGAGACAAAGTACATGCTTGAAAACGAGCAAACATGCACCTCAATAGAGTCCATAGACTCAGGAGTCGATATAACTACCTCACCCAGCAATGTGCCTggaaaaaccaaagcagagcCGAAAAGTGAAGAACCAAAGCAACACGGACAGAATCCCGTTGAAAATAACAGCACCCCTCCAGCACCAAAAACCAAACTACTGGACTTCTCTGTGATGAGAGACTATAGCTTTATCTGTTATGCATTCTTTGGCCTGTTTGCAACCCTGGGCTTCTTCGCTCCCTCCCTCTACATCATCCCCCTGAGCCGCAGCCTCGGCATCGGCAAGGACCACTCTGCCTACATCCTGTCAGCCATGGCCATCGCCGAGGTCTTCGGGAGGATTTTTGCGGGCTGGGTTCTCAACAAGAAGCCGATCCGCAAGATCTACATCGAGCTCATCTGCGTCATCCTGCTGTCGGTAGCGTTGGTTGCCTTCCCTTTTGCCTCTGGATTCTGGGGCTTGATGATATGTAGCGTTTATTTTGGGTTCATGCTCGGCACGGTAGCGGGCACACATATTCCCCTCCTGGCTGAGGACGACGTGGTTGGCATCGAGAAGATGTCCTCTGCAGCTGGGGTCTACGTCTTCATTCAAAGCTTAGCTGGGTTGGCTGGACCACCCCTTGCAG GTGTCTTAGTGGATACGACAAAGAACTACAGCTCAGCCTTCTactcctgtgctgctggcatggTCCTGGGGGCTGTGTTTCTGGCCCTGGTGAGGCCATGCAAGACTGGgctgtgccaccagcagcagcagcagcagcagcaggtggaggAGAGCACGGCAGGGCCACCACCAGAACTACCAGATGACTTTATAGACATGGAtattggaaaagcagaaaattcaggaaaaggCTCTGACAGCGTGGTATAA